The DNA segment GCAGAAGCAGGAATCAAAAAAGTCCTCATTCCAAAGCCAAATCTCAACGACGTTCTCATCGAAGATAAATACAAAGATAAAATCGAGATAATTCCTGTTGAGACACTTAATGATGTTCTTGAACATGCATTGGTTGGTGATGGTAAAGAGGAGTTGCTAAAAAAATTAAAAATTATGCGGCCGCCGATGATTCTTGGCAAAGTTGAACTTGAATCTGAAAAAAAGAAAGGTTCTTCATCTGCAAAAGTTAAAACTCGCCGAACCGATAAAAACCACGTTACTAACACACATTCAGAAGAGTGATAATGCTTTACATGACTGCATCGGATTGTAGGATCCTATGAATGCATTGTTTATTGGTCGTTTTCAACCATTCCATAATGGACATCTTCAAGTTATCCAACATATCTATAAAAAATATACGAACATCTTTATTGGTATTGGATCTTCTCAATACGCAAATACCAGAGATAATCCTTTTTCATATGAAGAGCGCAAACAAATGATTCATGAAGCGTTGTCGTATAATAACATAAAAAATTTTGAGATACTTCCGATACCAGATATTCATAACCCACCAAAGTGGGTTGATCATGTTACTTCAATAATTTCTAATTTTCAGGTTGTTATTACCAACAATGAATTGACAAAGCAATTATTTGAACAGCAAGGTTTTCCTGTTGTTAATACACC comes from the Candidatus Thermoplasmatota archaeon genome and includes:
- a CDS encoding nicotinamide-nucleotide adenylyltransferase, whose translation is MNALFIGRFQPFHNGHLQVIQHIYKKYTNIFIGIGSSQYANTRDNPFSYEERKQMIHEALSYNNIKNFEILPIPDIHNPPKWVDHVTSIISNFQVVITNNELTKQLFEQQGFPVVNTPQFQRQLFSGKEIRNRMIHDQEWKTLVPKPVADIIVKIQGVERIKQLF